Genomic segment of Candidatus Bathyarchaeota archaeon:
TCCAGGGCTAGGGGAGACTACCTCGAAGACAGCGATGCGGATTTAATCCTATTAGTGGACGGCGTGGAAGGGTTAAATAGGATCGGGAGGCTTAGGTTATTCTCAGAGGCGTTACAGCCGAG
This window contains:
- a CDS encoding nucleotidyltransferase domain-containing protein, translating into SRARGDYLEDSDADLILLVDGVEGLNRIGRLRLFSEALQPRIEFTVYTSAEWFEEESIWISELKKEAVKLEWA